The Sesamum indicum cultivar Zhongzhi No. 13 linkage group LG1, S_indicum_v1.0, whole genome shotgun sequence genome includes a window with the following:
- the LOC105160610 gene encoding LEAF RUST 10 DISEASE-RESISTANCE LOCUS RECEPTOR-LIKE PROTEIN KINASE-like 1.2 isoform X4, which translates to MSKGYMHGFLESLGLSILGLILSCRISCGAHYQYEACVPTDCGNGLSISFPFYVPDRQESYCGYPGFVLNCSKDGFPVLNLPGNDYIVENISYRNRSLHVWNAAVLRSDGSSCLPSIRNTSLDVAQFDYVNVTGLHLFSNCKKPLPEELLKYKIGCNSSEDGKNWDVALYDKDENLRKALETCDQNVVAPVEGFYMNEGNDGMVNLREVLRRGFALNWIASDCNTCEDSGGRCGFNATTFHFRCFCPDRPHSRSCKPERSRLTLILVTTLSGVGFFLVVCVLVTYIIWQRKKIISRGYLLSRNLSSDPSSKSDIEGGSLYFGIPIFSCAELEEATNNFDSSKELGDGGFGTVYYGKLRDGREVAIKRLYEHNYRRVQQFMNEIKILTSLRHPNLVSLYGCTSRRSRELLLVYEYIPNGTVGDHLHGDRAKEAPLTWPVRMSIAIETASALAYLHKSDIIHRDVKSNNILLDSNFCVKVADFGLSRLFPNDVTHISTAPQGTPGYVDPEYHQCYQLTDKSDVYSFGVVLIELISSMPAVDISRHRHEINLANLAVNRIQRCAFDELIDPSLGYETDAEVMRMTTSVAELAFRCLQLEKDMRPSMDEVLSFLQDIQAGEDGKFEETEMDNHSSTVTRKIPPSPETEDVVLLKNKAFQSSPNTVTDVWASSSSTATSSIG; encoded by the exons ATGAGCAAAGGCTATATGCACGGTTTCTTGGAATCTTTAGGCCTTTCTATACTCGGTCTTATCCTCTCATGTAGAATATCTTGTGGTGCTCATTATCAGTACGAGGCGTGCGTGCCGACGGATTGTGGCAATGGCCTAAGCATAAGCTTCCCCTTCTATGTTCCAGACAGGCAAGAATCCTATTGTGGCTACCCGGGATTTGTGCTCAATTGCAGCAAAGATGGCTTTCCAGTTCTTAACTTGCCTGGAAATGACTATATCGTTGAAAATATTTCCTACCGTAATCGATCTTTACATGTGTGGAACGCTGCTGTGTTAAGATCGGATGGAAGTAGTTGTCTTCCAAGTATCAGAAACACAAGTCTTGATGTAGCTCAGTTCGATTATGTAAATGTGACAGGCCTCCATTTGTTCTCCAACTGCAAGAAACCGTTGCCGGAGGAGCTGTTAAAGTACAAGATTGGCTGTAATAGTTCTGAGGATGGAAAGAACTGGGATGTGGCTTTGTATGACAAAGATGAAAACTTGAGGAAAGCATTGGAAACGTGTGATCAAAATGTCGTTGCACCGGTGGAAGGGTTCTATATGAACGAGGGGAATGATGGGATGGTAAATCTTAGAGAGGTATTGAGACGGGGATTTGCTCTGAACTGGATAGCCAGTGATTGCAATACATGCGAAGATAGCGGCGGCCGTTGTGGCTTTAACGCAACTACTTTCCATTTTAGGTGTTTCTGCCCTGACAGGCCTCATTCCAGGAGTTGCAAACCTG AAAGAAGTCGATTGACGCTGATACTAGTCACAA CTTTATCTGGAGTTGGATTCTTCCTTGTTGTATGCGTTTTGGTCACCTATATTATTTGGCAACGGAAGAAAATAATCAGCAGGGGCTACCTCCTCTCTAGAAACTTGTCTTCTGATCCCTCCTCAAAATCAGACATTGAAGGTGGGAGTTTATACTTCGGTATACCTATTTTCTCATGTGCAGAACTTGAAGAGGCTACCAATAACTTTGATTCTTCTAAAGAACTTGGAGATGGAGGCTTTGGAACTGTATACTACG GCAAACTCCGGGATGGAAGAGAAGTTGCAATAAAGCGTCTGTACGAGCATAACTACAGAAGGGTACAGCAATTCATGAATGAAATCAAGATCCTCACTAGTTTGAGGCACCCGAATCTTGTTTCTCTGTACGGCTGCACGTCTAGAAGAAGCCGGGAACTGTTACTCGTCTATGAATACATTCCCAATGGCACAGTTGGTGATCATTTACATGGAGATAGAGCCAAGGAAGCACCCCTCACCTGGCCTGTCCGCATGAGCATTGCCATAGAAACAGCAAGTGCATTGGCTTACCTCCACAAGTCTGACATAATCCATCGTGATGTAAAATCGAACAACATATTACTTGACAGTAACTTTTGTGTCAAAGTTGCTGATTTCGGGCTCTCACGACTCTTCCCCAATGATGTCACTCATATCTCAACAGCCCCACAAGGGACTCCCGGATATGTTGATCCTGAGTACCATCAATGCTACCAACTAACAGATAAGAGTGATGTCTATAGTTTTGGTGTTGTTCTGATTGAGCTGATCTCGTCTATGCCGGCTGTGGATATAAGCAGGCATAGACACGAAATCAACTTGGCTAACTTAGCTGTGAACCGGATCCAAAGGTGTGCGTTTGATGAGCTTATTGACCCCTCTCTGGGATACGAGACTGATGCTGAAGTCATGAGAATGACTACCTCAGTGGCCGAGTTGGCTTTCCGTTGCCTGCAACTGGAAAAGGATATGAGACCTTCTATGGATGAGGTATTGAGTTTTCTGCAGGATATTCAGGCGGGTGAGGATGGCAAGTTTGAAGAGACTGAAATGGATAATCATAGTAGTACTGTGACTCGAAAGATTCCCCCTTCCCCTGAAACGGAGGATGTTGTATTGTTGAAGAATAAGGCTTTCCAGTCCTCACCAAATACTGTGACTGATGTATGGGCTAGTAGTAGTTCTACGGCAACAAGTTCCATTGGGTGA
- the LOC105160610 gene encoding LEAF RUST 10 DISEASE-RESISTANCE LOCUS RECEPTOR-LIKE PROTEIN KINASE-like 1.1 isoform X5: MGLTKNLFLFFLLHLVFLLHSADSKCQKSFPCGNFTLQFPYFRMEPDCGLLMVDECESENPKIQLGGIWYDFLEWISENKILIRDPIRQAHLSDECLFLRVGDLFLPKSPSISFSVTPNLTLFICDDQPDNEQVRNHFRDYYNKSCGVFTAYYRNPGSGVPSRIPQGCRLSHLPMNPNKNSSELLEMLTAEFTVEWNISESCNECHHGGGQCLTNTLNGFECKKERSRLTLILVTNLSDSDFWCSALSGVGFFLVVCVLVTYIIWQRKKIISRGYLLSRNLSSDPSSKSDIEGGSLYFGIPIFSCAELEEATNNFDSSKELGDGGFGTVYYGKLRDGREVAIKRLYEHNYRRVQQFMNEIKILTSLRHPNLVSLYGCTSRRSRELLLVYEYIPNGTVGDHLHGDRAKEAPLTWPVRMSIAIETASALAYLHKSDIIHRDVKSNNILLDSNFCVKVADFGLSRLFPNDVTHISTAPQGTPGYVDPEYHQCYQLTDKSDVYSFGVVLIELISSMPAVDISRHRHEINLANLAVNRIQRCAFDELIDPSLGYETDAEVMRMTTSVAELAFRCLQLEKDMRPSMDEVLSFLQDIQAGEDGKFEETEMDNHSSTVTRKIPPSPETEDVVLLKNKAFQSSPNTVTDVWASSSSTATSSIG, translated from the exons ATGGGTCtcaccaagaatttgtttctcttcttccttttgCATCTTGTTTTTCTACTCCATTCAGCTGATTCCAAGTGCCAAAAATCATTCCCGTGTGGAAATTTTACTTTGCAATTTCCATACTTCAGGATGGAACCTGACTGCGGGTTACTCATGGTTGATGAATGTGAGTCTGAAAATCCTAAAATTCAGCTGGGAGGAATTTGGTATGATTTTCTCGAGTGGATATCcgaaaacaaaatattaatccgCGATCCCATTCGTCAAGCACACTTGAGTGACGAATGTCTTTTTCTCCGTGTCGGAGATCTGTTTCTACCTAAATCTCcttctatttcattttcagtcACCCCCAATCTCACCTTGTTCATATGCGACGATCAACCTGATAATGAACAAGTACGAAATCATTTCAGAGACTACTATAATAAAAGCTGTGGTGTCTTCACCGCGTATTATAGAAATCCGGGAAGTGGTGTTCCTAGTAGAATCCCTCAAGGATGTCGTTTGTCTCATCTGCCTATGAACCCTAACAAGAACTCCAGTGAACTGCTCGAAATGTTAACTGCTGAATTTACCGTAGAGTGGAATATAAGTGAAAGTTGTAATGAATGTCACCATGGAGGTGGGCAGTGTCTTACTAACACCTTGAACGGATTCGAATGCAAAAAAG AAAGAAGTCGATTGACGCTGATACTAGTCACAA ACCTTAGTGACTCTGATTTTTGGTGCTCAGCTTTATCTGGAGTTGGATTCTTCCTTGTTGTATGCGTTTTGGTCACCTATATTATTTGGCAACGGAAGAAAATAATCAGCAGGGGCTACCTCCTCTCTAGAAACTTGTCTTCTGATCCCTCCTCAAAATCAGACATTGAAGGTGGGAGTTTATACTTCGGTATACCTATTTTCTCATGTGCAGAACTTGAAGAGGCTACCAATAACTTTGATTCTTCTAAAGAACTTGGAGATGGAGGCTTTGGAACTGTATACTACG GCAAACTCCGGGATGGAAGAGAAGTTGCAATAAAGCGTCTGTACGAGCATAACTACAGAAGGGTACAGCAATTCATGAATGAAATCAAGATCCTCACTAGTTTGAGGCACCCGAATCTTGTTTCTCTGTACGGCTGCACGTCTAGAAGAAGCCGGGAACTGTTACTCGTCTATGAATACATTCCCAATGGCACAGTTGGTGATCATTTACATGGAGATAGAGCCAAGGAAGCACCCCTCACCTGGCCTGTCCGCATGAGCATTGCCATAGAAACAGCAAGTGCATTGGCTTACCTCCACAAGTCTGACATAATCCATCGTGATGTAAAATCGAACAACATATTACTTGACAGTAACTTTTGTGTCAAAGTTGCTGATTTCGGGCTCTCACGACTCTTCCCCAATGATGTCACTCATATCTCAACAGCCCCACAAGGGACTCCCGGATATGTTGATCCTGAGTACCATCAATGCTACCAACTAACAGATAAGAGTGATGTCTATAGTTTTGGTGTTGTTCTGATTGAGCTGATCTCGTCTATGCCGGCTGTGGATATAAGCAGGCATAGACACGAAATCAACTTGGCTAACTTAGCTGTGAACCGGATCCAAAGGTGTGCGTTTGATGAGCTTATTGACCCCTCTCTGGGATACGAGACTGATGCTGAAGTCATGAGAATGACTACCTCAGTGGCCGAGTTGGCTTTCCGTTGCCTGCAACTGGAAAAGGATATGAGACCTTCTATGGATGAGGTATTGAGTTTTCTGCAGGATATTCAGGCGGGTGAGGATGGCAAGTTTGAAGAGACTGAAATGGATAATCATAGTAGTACTGTGACTCGAAAGATTCCCCCTTCCCCTGAAACGGAGGATGTTGTATTGTTGAAGAATAAGGCTTTCCAGTCCTCACCAAATACTGTGACTGATGTATGGGCTAGTAGTAGTTCTACGGCAACAAGTTCCATTGGGTGA
- the LOC105160610 gene encoding LEAF RUST 10 DISEASE-RESISTANCE LOCUS RECEPTOR-LIKE PROTEIN KINASE-like 1.2 isoform X3: MSKGYMHGFLESLGLSILGLILSCRISCGAHYQYEACVPTDCGNGLSISFPFYVPDRQESYCGYPGFVLNCSKDGFPVLNLPGNDYIVENISYRNRSLHVWNAAVLRSDGSSCLPSIRNTSLDVAQFDYVNVTGLHLFSNCKKPLPEELLKYKIGCNSSEDGKNWDVALYDKDENLRKALETCDQNVVAPVEGFYMNEGNDGMVNLREVLRRGFALNWIASDCNTCEDSGGRCGFNATTFHFRCFCPDRPHSRSCKPERSRLTLILVTNLSDSDFWCSALSGVGFFLVVCVLVTYIIWQRKKIISRGYLLSRNLSSDPSSKSDIEGGSLYFGIPIFSCAELEEATNNFDSSKELGDGGFGTVYYGKLRDGREVAIKRLYEHNYRRVQQFMNEIKILTSLRHPNLVSLYGCTSRRSRELLLVYEYIPNGTVGDHLHGDRAKEAPLTWPVRMSIAIETASALAYLHKSDIIHRDVKSNNILLDSNFCVKVADFGLSRLFPNDVTHISTAPQGTPGYVDPEYHQCYQLTDKSDVYSFGVVLIELISSMPAVDISRHRHEINLANLAVNRIQRCAFDELIDPSLGYETDAEVMRMTTSVAELAFRCLQLEKDMRPSMDEVLSFLQDIQAGEDGKFEETEMDNHSSTVTRKIPPSPETEDVVLLKNKAFQSSPNTVTDVWASSSSTATSSIG; the protein is encoded by the exons ATGAGCAAAGGCTATATGCACGGTTTCTTGGAATCTTTAGGCCTTTCTATACTCGGTCTTATCCTCTCATGTAGAATATCTTGTGGTGCTCATTATCAGTACGAGGCGTGCGTGCCGACGGATTGTGGCAATGGCCTAAGCATAAGCTTCCCCTTCTATGTTCCAGACAGGCAAGAATCCTATTGTGGCTACCCGGGATTTGTGCTCAATTGCAGCAAAGATGGCTTTCCAGTTCTTAACTTGCCTGGAAATGACTATATCGTTGAAAATATTTCCTACCGTAATCGATCTTTACATGTGTGGAACGCTGCTGTGTTAAGATCGGATGGAAGTAGTTGTCTTCCAAGTATCAGAAACACAAGTCTTGATGTAGCTCAGTTCGATTATGTAAATGTGACAGGCCTCCATTTGTTCTCCAACTGCAAGAAACCGTTGCCGGAGGAGCTGTTAAAGTACAAGATTGGCTGTAATAGTTCTGAGGATGGAAAGAACTGGGATGTGGCTTTGTATGACAAAGATGAAAACTTGAGGAAAGCATTGGAAACGTGTGATCAAAATGTCGTTGCACCGGTGGAAGGGTTCTATATGAACGAGGGGAATGATGGGATGGTAAATCTTAGAGAGGTATTGAGACGGGGATTTGCTCTGAACTGGATAGCCAGTGATTGCAATACATGCGAAGATAGCGGCGGCCGTTGTGGCTTTAACGCAACTACTTTCCATTTTAGGTGTTTCTGCCCTGACAGGCCTCATTCCAGGAGTTGCAAACCTG AAAGAAGTCGATTGACGCTGATACTAGTCACAA ACCTTAGTGACTCTGATTTTTGGTGCTCAGCTTTATCTGGAGTTGGATTCTTCCTTGTTGTATGCGTTTTGGTCACCTATATTATTTGGCAACGGAAGAAAATAATCAGCAGGGGCTACCTCCTCTCTAGAAACTTGTCTTCTGATCCCTCCTCAAAATCAGACATTGAAGGTGGGAGTTTATACTTCGGTATACCTATTTTCTCATGTGCAGAACTTGAAGAGGCTACCAATAACTTTGATTCTTCTAAAGAACTTGGAGATGGAGGCTTTGGAACTGTATACTACG GCAAACTCCGGGATGGAAGAGAAGTTGCAATAAAGCGTCTGTACGAGCATAACTACAGAAGGGTACAGCAATTCATGAATGAAATCAAGATCCTCACTAGTTTGAGGCACCCGAATCTTGTTTCTCTGTACGGCTGCACGTCTAGAAGAAGCCGGGAACTGTTACTCGTCTATGAATACATTCCCAATGGCACAGTTGGTGATCATTTACATGGAGATAGAGCCAAGGAAGCACCCCTCACCTGGCCTGTCCGCATGAGCATTGCCATAGAAACAGCAAGTGCATTGGCTTACCTCCACAAGTCTGACATAATCCATCGTGATGTAAAATCGAACAACATATTACTTGACAGTAACTTTTGTGTCAAAGTTGCTGATTTCGGGCTCTCACGACTCTTCCCCAATGATGTCACTCATATCTCAACAGCCCCACAAGGGACTCCCGGATATGTTGATCCTGAGTACCATCAATGCTACCAACTAACAGATAAGAGTGATGTCTATAGTTTTGGTGTTGTTCTGATTGAGCTGATCTCGTCTATGCCGGCTGTGGATATAAGCAGGCATAGACACGAAATCAACTTGGCTAACTTAGCTGTGAACCGGATCCAAAGGTGTGCGTTTGATGAGCTTATTGACCCCTCTCTGGGATACGAGACTGATGCTGAAGTCATGAGAATGACTACCTCAGTGGCCGAGTTGGCTTTCCGTTGCCTGCAACTGGAAAAGGATATGAGACCTTCTATGGATGAGGTATTGAGTTTTCTGCAGGATATTCAGGCGGGTGAGGATGGCAAGTTTGAAGAGACTGAAATGGATAATCATAGTAGTACTGTGACTCGAAAGATTCCCCCTTCCCCTGAAACGGAGGATGTTGTATTGTTGAAGAATAAGGCTTTCCAGTCCTCACCAAATACTGTGACTGATGTATGGGCTAGTAGTAGTTCTACGGCAACAAGTTCCATTGGGTGA
- the LOC105160610 gene encoding LEAF RUST 10 DISEASE-RESISTANCE LOCUS RECEPTOR-LIKE PROTEIN KINASE-like 1.1 isoform X6 → MGLTKNLFLFFLLHLVFLLHSADSKCQKSFPCGNFTLQFPYFRMEPDCGLLMVDECESENPKIQLGGIWYDFLEWISENKILIRDPIRQAHLSDECLFLRVGDLFLPKSPSISFSVTPNLTLFICDDQPDNEQVRNHFRDYYNKSCGVFTAYYRNPGSGVPSRIPQGCRLSHLPMNPNKNSSELLEMLTAEFTVEWNISESCNECHHGGGQCLTNTLNGFECKKERSRLTLILVTTLSGVGFFLVVCVLVTYIIWQRKKIISRGYLLSRNLSSDPSSKSDIEGGSLYFGIPIFSCAELEEATNNFDSSKELGDGGFGTVYYGKLRDGREVAIKRLYEHNYRRVQQFMNEIKILTSLRHPNLVSLYGCTSRRSRELLLVYEYIPNGTVGDHLHGDRAKEAPLTWPVRMSIAIETASALAYLHKSDIIHRDVKSNNILLDSNFCVKVADFGLSRLFPNDVTHISTAPQGTPGYVDPEYHQCYQLTDKSDVYSFGVVLIELISSMPAVDISRHRHEINLANLAVNRIQRCAFDELIDPSLGYETDAEVMRMTTSVAELAFRCLQLEKDMRPSMDEVLSFLQDIQAGEDGKFEETEMDNHSSTVTRKIPPSPETEDVVLLKNKAFQSSPNTVTDVWASSSSTATSSIG, encoded by the exons ATGGGTCtcaccaagaatttgtttctcttcttccttttgCATCTTGTTTTTCTACTCCATTCAGCTGATTCCAAGTGCCAAAAATCATTCCCGTGTGGAAATTTTACTTTGCAATTTCCATACTTCAGGATGGAACCTGACTGCGGGTTACTCATGGTTGATGAATGTGAGTCTGAAAATCCTAAAATTCAGCTGGGAGGAATTTGGTATGATTTTCTCGAGTGGATATCcgaaaacaaaatattaatccgCGATCCCATTCGTCAAGCACACTTGAGTGACGAATGTCTTTTTCTCCGTGTCGGAGATCTGTTTCTACCTAAATCTCcttctatttcattttcagtcACCCCCAATCTCACCTTGTTCATATGCGACGATCAACCTGATAATGAACAAGTACGAAATCATTTCAGAGACTACTATAATAAAAGCTGTGGTGTCTTCACCGCGTATTATAGAAATCCGGGAAGTGGTGTTCCTAGTAGAATCCCTCAAGGATGTCGTTTGTCTCATCTGCCTATGAACCCTAACAAGAACTCCAGTGAACTGCTCGAAATGTTAACTGCTGAATTTACCGTAGAGTGGAATATAAGTGAAAGTTGTAATGAATGTCACCATGGAGGTGGGCAGTGTCTTACTAACACCTTGAACGGATTCGAATGCAAAAAAG AAAGAAGTCGATTGACGCTGATACTAGTCACAA CTTTATCTGGAGTTGGATTCTTCCTTGTTGTATGCGTTTTGGTCACCTATATTATTTGGCAACGGAAGAAAATAATCAGCAGGGGCTACCTCCTCTCTAGAAACTTGTCTTCTGATCCCTCCTCAAAATCAGACATTGAAGGTGGGAGTTTATACTTCGGTATACCTATTTTCTCATGTGCAGAACTTGAAGAGGCTACCAATAACTTTGATTCTTCTAAAGAACTTGGAGATGGAGGCTTTGGAACTGTATACTACG GCAAACTCCGGGATGGAAGAGAAGTTGCAATAAAGCGTCTGTACGAGCATAACTACAGAAGGGTACAGCAATTCATGAATGAAATCAAGATCCTCACTAGTTTGAGGCACCCGAATCTTGTTTCTCTGTACGGCTGCACGTCTAGAAGAAGCCGGGAACTGTTACTCGTCTATGAATACATTCCCAATGGCACAGTTGGTGATCATTTACATGGAGATAGAGCCAAGGAAGCACCCCTCACCTGGCCTGTCCGCATGAGCATTGCCATAGAAACAGCAAGTGCATTGGCTTACCTCCACAAGTCTGACATAATCCATCGTGATGTAAAATCGAACAACATATTACTTGACAGTAACTTTTGTGTCAAAGTTGCTGATTTCGGGCTCTCACGACTCTTCCCCAATGATGTCACTCATATCTCAACAGCCCCACAAGGGACTCCCGGATATGTTGATCCTGAGTACCATCAATGCTACCAACTAACAGATAAGAGTGATGTCTATAGTTTTGGTGTTGTTCTGATTGAGCTGATCTCGTCTATGCCGGCTGTGGATATAAGCAGGCATAGACACGAAATCAACTTGGCTAACTTAGCTGTGAACCGGATCCAAAGGTGTGCGTTTGATGAGCTTATTGACCCCTCTCTGGGATACGAGACTGATGCTGAAGTCATGAGAATGACTACCTCAGTGGCCGAGTTGGCTTTCCGTTGCCTGCAACTGGAAAAGGATATGAGACCTTCTATGGATGAGGTATTGAGTTTTCTGCAGGATATTCAGGCGGGTGAGGATGGCAAGTTTGAAGAGACTGAAATGGATAATCATAGTAGTACTGTGACTCGAAAGATTCCCCCTTCCCCTGAAACGGAGGATGTTGTATTGTTGAAGAATAAGGCTTTCCAGTCCTCACCAAATACTGTGACTGATGTATGGGCTAGTAGTAGTTCTACGGCAACAAGTTCCATTGGGTGA
- the LOC105160610 gene encoding LEAF RUST 10 DISEASE-RESISTANCE LOCUS RECEPTOR-LIKE PROTEIN KINASE-like 1.2 isoform X1, whose protein sequence is MSKGYMHGFLESLGLSILGLILSCRISCGAHYQYEACVPTDCGNGLSISFPFYVPDRQESYCGYPGFVLNCSKDGFPVLNLPGNDYIVENISYRNRSLHVWNAAVLRSDGSSCLPSIRNTSLDVAQFDYVNVTGLHLFSNCKKPLPEELLKYKIGCNSSEDGKNWDVALYDKDENLRKALETCDQNVVAPVEGFYMNEGNDGMVNLREVLRRGFALNWIASDCNTCEDSGGRCGFNATTFHFRCFCPDRPHSRSCKPERSRLTLILVTSKYDKQTFISCNLIDIHFIIWFIFRCKVSEAVYPFTIFSLNHTISDLSDSDFWCSALSGVGFFLVVCVLVTYIIWQRKKIISRGYLLSRNLSSDPSSKSDIEGGSLYFGIPIFSCAELEEATNNFDSSKELGDGGFGTVYYGKLRDGREVAIKRLYEHNYRRVQQFMNEIKILTSLRHPNLVSLYGCTSRRSRELLLVYEYIPNGTVGDHLHGDRAKEAPLTWPVRMSIAIETASALAYLHKSDIIHRDVKSNNILLDSNFCVKVADFGLSRLFPNDVTHISTAPQGTPGYVDPEYHQCYQLTDKSDVYSFGVVLIELISSMPAVDISRHRHEINLANLAVNRIQRCAFDELIDPSLGYETDAEVMRMTTSVAELAFRCLQLEKDMRPSMDEVLSFLQDIQAGEDGKFEETEMDNHSSTVTRKIPPSPETEDVVLLKNKAFQSSPNTVTDVWASSSSTATSSIG, encoded by the exons ATGAGCAAAGGCTATATGCACGGTTTCTTGGAATCTTTAGGCCTTTCTATACTCGGTCTTATCCTCTCATGTAGAATATCTTGTGGTGCTCATTATCAGTACGAGGCGTGCGTGCCGACGGATTGTGGCAATGGCCTAAGCATAAGCTTCCCCTTCTATGTTCCAGACAGGCAAGAATCCTATTGTGGCTACCCGGGATTTGTGCTCAATTGCAGCAAAGATGGCTTTCCAGTTCTTAACTTGCCTGGAAATGACTATATCGTTGAAAATATTTCCTACCGTAATCGATCTTTACATGTGTGGAACGCTGCTGTGTTAAGATCGGATGGAAGTAGTTGTCTTCCAAGTATCAGAAACACAAGTCTTGATGTAGCTCAGTTCGATTATGTAAATGTGACAGGCCTCCATTTGTTCTCCAACTGCAAGAAACCGTTGCCGGAGGAGCTGTTAAAGTACAAGATTGGCTGTAATAGTTCTGAGGATGGAAAGAACTGGGATGTGGCTTTGTATGACAAAGATGAAAACTTGAGGAAAGCATTGGAAACGTGTGATCAAAATGTCGTTGCACCGGTGGAAGGGTTCTATATGAACGAGGGGAATGATGGGATGGTAAATCTTAGAGAGGTATTGAGACGGGGATTTGCTCTGAACTGGATAGCCAGTGATTGCAATACATGCGAAGATAGCGGCGGCCGTTGTGGCTTTAACGCAACTACTTTCCATTTTAGGTGTTTCTGCCCTGACAGGCCTCATTCCAGGAGTTGCAAACCTG AAAGAAGTCGATTGACGCTGATACTAGTCACAAGTAAGTATGACAAACAGACATTCATATCCTGCAACTTAATTGATATACATTTCATAATATGGTTCATTTTCCGTTGCAAAGTTTCAGAAGCTGTCTATCCTTTCACAATTTTCTCACTCAATCATACTATTTCAGACCTTAGTGACTCTGATTTTTGGTGCTCAGCTTTATCTGGAGTTGGATTCTTCCTTGTTGTATGCGTTTTGGTCACCTATATTATTTGGCAACGGAAGAAAATAATCAGCAGGGGCTACCTCCTCTCTAGAAACTTGTCTTCTGATCCCTCCTCAAAATCAGACATTGAAGGTGGGAGTTTATACTTCGGTATACCTATTTTCTCATGTGCAGAACTTGAAGAGGCTACCAATAACTTTGATTCTTCTAAAGAACTTGGAGATGGAGGCTTTGGAACTGTATACTACG GCAAACTCCGGGATGGAAGAGAAGTTGCAATAAAGCGTCTGTACGAGCATAACTACAGAAGGGTACAGCAATTCATGAATGAAATCAAGATCCTCACTAGTTTGAGGCACCCGAATCTTGTTTCTCTGTACGGCTGCACGTCTAGAAGAAGCCGGGAACTGTTACTCGTCTATGAATACATTCCCAATGGCACAGTTGGTGATCATTTACATGGAGATAGAGCCAAGGAAGCACCCCTCACCTGGCCTGTCCGCATGAGCATTGCCATAGAAACAGCAAGTGCATTGGCTTACCTCCACAAGTCTGACATAATCCATCGTGATGTAAAATCGAACAACATATTACTTGACAGTAACTTTTGTGTCAAAGTTGCTGATTTCGGGCTCTCACGACTCTTCCCCAATGATGTCACTCATATCTCAACAGCCCCACAAGGGACTCCCGGATATGTTGATCCTGAGTACCATCAATGCTACCAACTAACAGATAAGAGTGATGTCTATAGTTTTGGTGTTGTTCTGATTGAGCTGATCTCGTCTATGCCGGCTGTGGATATAAGCAGGCATAGACACGAAATCAACTTGGCTAACTTAGCTGTGAACCGGATCCAAAGGTGTGCGTTTGATGAGCTTATTGACCCCTCTCTGGGATACGAGACTGATGCTGAAGTCATGAGAATGACTACCTCAGTGGCCGAGTTGGCTTTCCGTTGCCTGCAACTGGAAAAGGATATGAGACCTTCTATGGATGAGGTATTGAGTTTTCTGCAGGATATTCAGGCGGGTGAGGATGGCAAGTTTGAAGAGACTGAAATGGATAATCATAGTAGTACTGTGACTCGAAAGATTCCCCCTTCCCCTGAAACGGAGGATGTTGTATTGTTGAAGAATAAGGCTTTCCAGTCCTCACCAAATACTGTGACTGATGTATGGGCTAGTAGTAGTTCTACGGCAACAAGTTCCATTGGGTGA